One genomic window of Clostridioides sp. ES-S-0054-01 includes the following:
- a CDS encoding flavodoxin family protein, producing the protein MGLNDKKELKSPEIMIINGSPRINKNCSFIANEVKSMLEENGLSCKIFNIYDMDIEYCTACGFCEKTGYCKFNDDMKPLYKMFDESKGTIVVSPVHFDSISAKLKTVVDRTQAIYASKYVLNKPSIDRSKKRIGMYIAVGGSKSYDSQFKGGQIVMDFFFKSINTKLLHNIYLNNTDNVSYIDNQEFKDIIYKNLKIYIDSI; encoded by the coding sequence ATGGGTTTGAATGATAAAAAAGAACTTAAAAGTCCAGAGATTATGATAATAAATGGAAGTCCAAGAATTAATAAAAATTGCAGTTTTATAGCGAATGAAGTAAAATCTATGCTAGAAGAGAATGGATTAAGTTGTAAAATATTTAATATATACGATATGGATATTGAATATTGTACAGCATGTGGGTTTTGTGAAAAAACAGGATATTGTAAGTTTAATGATGATATGAAACCATTATATAAAATGTTTGACGAGTCAAAAGGAACTATAGTAGTAAGCCCAGTACATTTTGATTCAATATCAGCTAAATTAAAGACTGTTGTTGATAGAACTCAAGCTATATATGCAAGTAAATATGTATTAAATAAACCTTCAATTGATAGAAGTAAGAAACGGATAGGAATGTATATTGCAGTGGGGGGTAGTAAATCATATGACTCACAATTTAAAGGTGGACAGATTGTTATGGACTTTTTCTTTAAGAGTATAAATACTAAACTTTTACACAATATATATTTAAACAATACAGATAATGTATCCTATATAGATAATCAAGAATTTAAAGATATAATATATAAAAATTTAAAGATATATATTGATTCAATATAA
- a CDS encoding NAD(P)/FAD-dependent oxidoreductase: MKKVVVIGGGPAGMIAASTACERGCDVILVEKNHKLGKKLAITGKGRCNITNACDIEELIENVPTNGKFLYSAFYTFTNDDVISMFNNLGVKTKTERGKRVFPESDKAFDVVKALEKQLKIKKVNILLNSKVEKIISKNNKIEKVILNNKKEIKCDSVIVATGGLSYPLTGSTGDGYKFAISQGHTIVDTKPSLVGIEVQENFTKDLEKLSLRNVEIRVFNSKKKKVYSDFGELEFTKFGLDGPIIKSASCRMKDTSKENYTILLDLKPALDEEKLDKRVQKDFQKYTNKKFEKALDDLLPKKLIPVIIKLSEINPDTVVHQISREQRKNLVHLLKNLKFTVKRYRPIDEAIITSGGVKVNEINSSTMESKLVEGLFFAGEVIDIDAYTGGFNLQIAFSTGYLAGFNC; this comes from the coding sequence TTGAAGAAGGTAGTAGTAATAGGTGGTGGACCAGCAGGAATGATAGCTGCATCAACTGCATGTGAAAGAGGCTGTGATGTAATATTAGTTGAGAAAAACCATAAATTAGGAAAAAAACTTGCAATAACAGGGAAAGGTAGATGTAATATCACTAATGCTTGTGATATAGAGGAATTAATAGAAAATGTTCCTACAAATGGAAAATTTTTGTATAGCGCTTTTTATACTTTTACAAATGATGATGTAATAAGTATGTTTAATAATCTTGGGGTAAAAACTAAAACAGAAAGAGGGAAAAGAGTTTTTCCAGAAAGTGATAAAGCATTTGATGTTGTAAAGGCTCTTGAAAAACAACTCAAAATTAAAAAAGTAAATATATTATTAAATTCGAAAGTAGAAAAAATAATATCTAAAAATAATAAAATTGAGAAAGTAATTTTAAACAATAAGAAAGAAATTAAGTGTGATTCAGTTATAGTGGCAACTGGTGGATTAAGTTACCCACTTACTGGTTCTACTGGTGATGGATATAAATTTGCAATTTCACAGGGACACACAATTGTAGATACAAAACCATCTTTAGTTGGTATAGAAGTACAAGAAAATTTTACGAAAGATTTAGAAAAATTATCATTGAGAAATGTTGAGATAAGAGTATTTAATAGCAAAAAAAAGAAAGTTTATAGTGATTTTGGAGAACTTGAATTTACTAAGTTTGGTTTAGATGGACCTATAATCAAGTCTGCAAGTTGTAGAATGAAAGATACGAGTAAAGAAAATTACACTATATTGTTGGATTTAAAACCTGCATTAGATGAAGAAAAATTGGATAAAAGAGTTCAAAAAGATTTTCAGAAGTATACAAATAAAAAATTTGAAAAAGCATTGGATGATTTACTTCCAAAAAAACTTATACCTGTAATAATAAAATTGAGTGAAATTAATCCAGATACAGTTGTTCATCAAATTTCTAGAGAGCAGAGAAAAAACTTAGTCCATTTATTAAAAAATTTAAAGTTTACAGTAAAGAGATATAGACCTATTGATGAAGCTATAATAACTTCTGGTGGTGTAAAAGTAAATGAAATAAACTCAAGTACTATGGAATCAAAATTAGTAGAAGGTTTATTTTTTGCTGGAGAAGTAATAGATATAGATGCATATACAGGAGGATTCAATTTGCAAATAGCTTTTTCTACTGGATATTTGGCAGGTTTTAATTGCTAA
- a CDS encoding SpoIIE family protein phosphatase, which yields MTNGSYKMKNLVEISAMVTESTDFFNIKDDIIEKMLEVVHPTKACVNLFYKNDSKYAYLVCSQTLEYVPQIFPINSLKGAKIDFDTYPEYIHEAVNEKKIIYVENVFEDSRAEGERDLAKAEGYIGRIVFPFIINNVVVGFMTCFLKEDDYLTEQDIDFISSVASLLSLSIEITNKNNNVQILIDKLRGSISAINEATKKLYLNKSIDGFLENLSKQACNITNSKEALIIITGHRNKDTIFSCYNVEQKKKTNLYPMIDTFLKKESLGGYLNNLKPCSKKGINLESYIYYKLQDKNETIGCIVCANSKSYTSDDLNILSILSKQVSVGMQLYEYNEKEVKHKVLENELNILNKQQQLIMDKGKMDCNDEKELYFYHKPARVVGGDFYYATKVDDEHIVYIVADVMGHGMVSNYVVAMIKGAFKVLCNQYNTPREIMTNLNRMLYDEFDKMGVFTTCLVGIIDTKENIITISNAGHYSPVVVKKDGTIETNLNCKKGIPIGIMEDATYENNTLSMEDYAMVCMYTDGILEIKNSSKEEYGINRLENFLKENFRLNQQLIVENLKLDLKNFSSKDSYDDDILIVMLKDR from the coding sequence ATGACTAATGGCAGTTATAAAATGAAGAATTTAGTGGAGATATCCGCTATGGTGACTGAATCTACAGATTTTTTTAATATAAAAGATGACATAATAGAAAAAATGTTAGAAGTTGTTCATCCCACAAAGGCATGTGTAAATCTATTTTATAAAAATGATTCTAAATATGCCTACTTAGTATGTTCACAAACCTTAGAATATGTACCTCAAATTTTTCCAATAAATAGTCTTAAAGGTGCAAAAATTGATTTTGACACGTATCCAGAGTATATACATGAAGCTGTAAATGAAAAAAAGATAATATATGTGGAAAATGTATTTGAAGATTCTAGGGCAGAAGGTGAACGAGATTTAGCAAAAGCTGAAGGTTATATTGGGAGAATCGTTTTTCCTTTTATAATAAATAATGTAGTTGTTGGATTTATGACTTGCTTTTTAAAAGAGGATGATTATTTAACAGAACAAGATATAGATTTTATATCCTCTGTTGCATCACTCCTAAGTTTGTCAATAGAAATAACTAATAAAAATAATAATGTACAAATTTTAATTGATAAGTTAAGAGGCTCAATAAGTGCTATAAATGAAGCTACGAAAAAACTATATCTTAATAAAAGTATTGATGGGTTTTTAGAAAATTTAAGTAAACAAGCGTGCAATATTACTAATAGTAAAGAAGCTTTAATAATTATAACTGGTCATCGTAATAAGGATACTATATTTAGCTGTTACAATGTTGAGCAAAAAAAGAAAACCAATTTATATCCTATGATTGATACATTTTTAAAGAAAGAATCATTAGGAGGGTACCTAAATAACTTAAAACCATGTTCAAAAAAGGGAATAAATTTGGAAAGTTATATATATTACAAACTTCAGGATAAAAATGAGACTATAGGATGTATAGTTTGTGCAAATAGTAAAAGCTATACTAGTGATGATTTAAATATTCTTAGTATATTGTCCAAACAAGTTTCTGTTGGGATGCAATTATATGAATATAATGAAAAGGAAGTAAAACACAAAGTTCTTGAAAATGAGTTGAATATACTAAATAAACAACAACAGCTTATTATGGATAAGGGTAAAATGGATTGCAATGATGAGAAAGAACTTTATTTTTACCATAAACCAGCAAGGGTAGTAGGTGGAGATTTTTATTATGCTACAAAAGTAGATGATGAACATATAGTTTATATTGTTGCTGATGTAATGGGACATGGAATGGTATCAAATTATGTTGTCGCAATGATAAAAGGTGCTTTTAAAGTATTATGTAATCAATATAATACACCAAGAGAAATAATGACAAATTTAAATAGAATGCTATATGATGAGTTTGACAAAATGGGGGTATTTACAACATGCTTGGTAGGTATTATAGATACTAAAGAAAATATTATTACAATATCTAATGCAGGTCACTATAGTCCTGTAGTTGTAAAGAAGGATGGTACAATAGAAACTAATTTAAATTGTAAAAAGGGTATACCTATTGGAATAATGGAAGATGCTACTTATGAAAATAATACTCTTTCAATGGAAGATTATGCAATGGTATGTATGTATACTGATGGAATTTTAGAGATAAAGAATTCATCAAAAGAAGAGTATGGTATAAACAGATTAGAAAACTTTCTAAAAGAAAACTTTAGATTAAATCAACAGTTAATAGTAGAGAATCTAAAATTGGATTTAAAGAACTTCTCATCAAAAGATAGTTATGATGATGATATTTTAATAGTTATGTTAAAGGATAGGTAG
- the hpt gene encoding hypoxanthine phosphoribosyltransferase: protein MYKVTGKMLTEKQIKEKVYELGKEIEEDFKGEDLLVVGILKGASVFVSDLIRCIDLDVNIDFMSVTSYGNSTESSGTVKILKDLDVDIEGKNVLIVEDIIDSGLTLSNLVAALKTRNPKSLKLCTLLDKPQRRKANIPVDYVGFVIEDKFIVGYGIDYAEKYRNLPYIGIVEDVE, encoded by the coding sequence ATGTACAAAGTTACAGGAAAAATGTTGACAGAAAAACAAATAAAAGAAAAAGTTTATGAATTAGGAAAAGAAATAGAAGAAGACTTTAAAGGTGAAGATTTACTAGTGGTAGGTATACTTAAAGGAGCTAGTGTATTTGTTTCAGATTTAATAAGATGTATAGATTTGGATGTAAATATAGATTTTATGAGTGTTACAAGTTATGGAAACTCAACAGAGTCTTCTGGAACAGTTAAAATATTAAAAGATTTGGATGTAGATATTGAAGGAAAGAATGTGTTGATTGTAGAGGATATAATAGATTCTGGTTTAACATTAAGTAATCTAGTTGCAGCTTTAAAAACTAGAAATCCAAAATCTTTAAAACTATGTACTCTACTTGACAAACCTCAAAGAAGAAAGGCTAATATACCTGTAGACTATGTTGGATTTGTTATAGAAGATAAGTTTATTGTTGGTTATGGAATAGATTATGCTGAGAAGTATAGAAATTTACCTTACATAGGTATAGTTGAGGATGTAGAATAG
- a CDS encoding phosphate propanoyltransferase, whose product MKLPIALSNKHVHLSQADIDILFGAGHELTKFKPLSQPGQYACEEKVDLVGPKGTLKGVRVLGPARAHTQVEISLADGFPLGVKAPIKESGDIAGTPGVKLVGPAGEVEMKEGVIVASRHIHMSNEDAAKFGVTDKQIVKVKTSGPRALVFENVLVRASDSFNLEMHVDMEEGNAAGVKNGDLVELIVD is encoded by the coding sequence ATGAAATTACCAATAGCATTATCTAACAAACATGTTCATTTGAGTCAAGCTGATATAGACATATTATTTGGAGCAGGTCATGAGTTAACTAAGTTTAAACCATTATCTCAACCAGGACAATATGCCTGTGAAGAAAAAGTGGATTTAGTAGGACCAAAAGGAACTTTAAAAGGAGTTAGAGTACTAGGGCCAGCTAGAGCTCATACTCAAGTTGAAATATCTTTAGCAGATGGTTTCCCATTAGGAGTAAAAGCACCAATAAAAGAATCTGGTGATATAGCTGGAACTCCAGGTGTTAAATTAGTAGGGCCTGCTGGGGAAGTTGAAATGAAAGAAGGAGTTATAGTTGCTTCTAGACATATACATATGAGCAATGAAGATGCTGCTAAATTTGGTGTAACTGATAAACAAATAGTAAAGGTTAAAACATCTGGACCAAGAGCATTAGTATTTGAAAATGTATTAGTAAGAGCTAGTGATAGCTTTAATTTAGAGATGCATGTTGATATGGAAGAAGGAAATGCAGCAGGTGTTAAAAACGGAGATTTAGTAGAATTAATAGTTGATTAA
- a CDS encoding alpha/beta-type small acid-soluble spore protein — protein sequence MASNNNNNRTVVPGAKEALNQMKLEIANELGMTNYQQVDKGNLTARENGYVGGYMTKKLVEMAEQQMAGKSNR from the coding sequence ATGGCAAGTAACAATAACAACAACAGAACAGTAGTACCAGGAGCAAAAGAAGCTTTAAACCAAATGAAATTAGAAATAGCTAATGAACTTGGTATGACTAATTATCAACAAGTTGATAAAGGAAACCTTACTGCAAGAGAAAATGGTTATGTAGGTGGATACATGACTAAAAAATTAGTTGAAATGGCTGAACAACAAATGGCTGGAAAAAGCAACAGATAG
- a CDS encoding phosphatase PAP2 family protein translates to MDIQLSILLFFQNLRNPILNFIFLLFTISTEAPLLILITTIIYWCINKKYGQKILFAIIGNFVVNLGIKEFVKAPRPIGIKGLESLRVSTAGGYSFPSAHTQTATTFWVSIMTIFKRRYIHLIGVVMVLGVGLSRLYLAVHWPIDVITGWILGIFFTVIFVKIFDYIDDNKNYILLVALLVPFVIVAIFLNSPEYFEKFGIIVGFVFGYIVEDRFVKFNTDNNNKKINFSSKSKKSKNIIFSRICRFLTGIVTIGMLYIGIKLFISMLIVTLNISDSSISIIFMNFIKNTVVVFYGVAGAPALFKLLKLN, encoded by the coding sequence ATGGATATTCAATTAAGTATATTATTATTTTTCCAAAATTTGAGAAATCCAATTTTAAACTTTATATTTCTTTTATTCACGATAAGTACAGAAGCACCATTATTAATATTAATTACAACAATCATATACTGGTGTATAAATAAAAAATATGGACAGAAAATACTGTTTGCTATAATTGGAAATTTTGTTGTAAATTTAGGTATCAAAGAGTTTGTAAAAGCCCCCAGACCAATAGGAATAAAGGGGCTTGAGTCACTTCGAGTTTCTACGGCTGGAGGTTATTCTTTTCCAAGTGCTCATACTCAAACTGCAACCACGTTTTGGGTTAGTATTATGACTATATTTAAAAGGAGATATATCCATTTAATAGGTGTAGTAATGGTTTTAGGAGTAGGATTGTCTAGGCTATACTTAGCTGTTCATTGGCCAATAGATGTGATAACTGGTTGGATATTAGGTATATTTTTTACAGTAATATTTGTAAAAATATTTGACTATATTGATGATAATAAAAATTATATTTTACTTGTAGCTTTACTTGTACCATTTGTAATAGTAGCTATATTTCTAAATAGCCCAGAATATTTTGAAAAGTTTGGTATTATAGTAGGGTTTGTGTTTGGATATATAGTTGAGGATAGATTTGTTAAATTTAACACAGATAATAATAACAAAAAAATTAACTTTAGTAGTAAAAGCAAGAAGAGTAAAAATATAATTTTTTCAAGAATATGTAGGTTTTTGACTGGGATAGTAACAATAGGAATGTTATATATTGGCATTAAGTTGTTTATTTCAATGCTAATAGTCACTTTAAATATAAGTGACTCTAGTATTAGTATAATTTTTATGAATTTTATTAAGAATACAGTGGTTGTTTTTTATGGAGTAGCAGGAGCTCCTGCACTGTTTAAACTTTTGAAATTAAATTGA